TGCTGATAAGGTGAAGACTTTATTCTAGGAATATAGAAATTACAGAGATTGATCTTACCATtgcaattttcttcttttttttttttaacatgctaTGGGGTTAAAAATGGGAGTGCAGACAGGCATCAGCCATAagttaatatgttatattatattatctttaatGCTGGTAATGTTAGAAATCTGCGTTGGAGTAAATAACATTAATGTGTTTTGAAAGTTTTGCCATTTGTCTGATCTCAAATGATGATTGATCAGATGCTTGCACATGAGCTCTTGGAATCTTATTGCTTATTGAGATAAGATTCTTTATAAGTGATCATTACTGTTATGCGAATTTCTGCTTCTAAGGTCTACACAGATTTTCTGATTGTTATATGAAACTAGTATCTGGTGACTGGTTTATTTGTACAGAAAAAGTTGTGCTTAGCTTATGTAATTAAGAGTTGATACATTTTCAGTTATATATCTCCTCTTCATTTGTAAATATTGTTTCTTGTCAGGAGCATGGCGGTAATCTCAATGAAGCAGTCAATGCACATTTTAGTGAAGGAGACAGAAATCTAACGACCGGGTATACTTTCTTTTCTATTAGTAAGCAAGTGATCATTAGGAAATGTAACTTGTAGTGTTATTACTGTTTGCATgctaaatctttatttttaagtgtttgatattttattttattcttccaTGGCCAGCTCTCGCAACAGCTCTGCCGTATTTCCTCAAGATGATTTCATGGATATAGATGATCAGCATGATGCAGGAATTCCCAGAATTCCATCACTACTTCCAGCTTTAGCAGCAAATGTTAATCCATTTTCTCTTCTTGATCCAACAATTGGGAGAGGTATATTTGGTACACGTTTTGATTCAACAATCGAGGCACCATTTGTTACCCATCCAAGAGAGGTAAGGGAGATTCCTATAGAGGTTAAGGATGGCAGTCAATCCACTCCTCAAGCTGGCCATGTTCCATCCATTGAAGATGTCACTGGAACTGTCGATGCCCATGGTCCAGATATCCATGGGACTGTCAtaattgatgatgaagatgatgacgaTATTCCACCTGCACAGATTGCACATCAAGATGAGCAAACACAAAAGATCTTGGCTGATACTTCACTCAATAGCAGTGTTAGACCTAGTGCTCCTGAATCTGAGAATTTGCCAGATTACAGCAATGacatagaagaagaaatgatTCGTGCAGCCATTGAGGCTTCTAAACAGGAGGCTGAGGAAAATTATAGAAATCACAAACTTGACAGGCAAATTGTATGTTTATTTCTTGATGAATTTTCTTATGCTTCGATACACATAATGCTtgtattagtatttatttttccaCTTGGTGCAGGACTTAAGTGAATCAGGATCACAGCCAAGGCAATCATATTTGGAGGATCCTGAGCTTGCCCATGCAGTTTCATTGTCCCTGAAGGTACCCCTCTAATTTGTATTTTCTTATTCCAGTGTGTTATCACCAATGTGTTATCGCCAGGATAGACCAGATCTTTGACtctgtcttttcttttttatattctaaatttCAAACCTGGATTGCTTCTAACATGAAATGAGTCCAGACAGCAGAGCAAGAAAAAGCATTGCGAGTACACGGGGGAGATTCTGGATCACCAACAGCAGGGCCATCTAAGTCATCAGAGGCTGGACTAGGGGAAGTGACATCAAATGGAAGGtacattgtttctttcttttttgcttgttGTGCACCTGCATGTAGCTGTTGCACTCTGCTGCATTGACTGCACTGAATTCAGCATTTTCCTTCAGAGTATGTTTGGATgaggaaatttaaaattatgagaaattttaaattctaagaatttcaaatacttcaattgaaattcttttattttcaaaattttgtgtttggataaaaaaagttaaaattgtgagggtgaaagaaaatgaatacaaaaagaagagaaaatatggTTAGTGTGATTCTAGAGAGAAGAATACTGATGCGGCATGGGGAGTCGAGGGGAACTGGGACACGACAGCGTACACCACCACACTCGACCACAACATTTAGTCATCGACGCAAGGCATGACCTAGGTCCTCCGCGCCGGCAAGCACCTCTGTCGTGATGGGCAGCGACGACTGCTCCCCTGACTGGAAGGTGCAATTCTACGTGTCTCCCTACGTTCGCACCCGATCGATGCTCCGCGAGCTCAGACGATACTTCTTGAAGAAAAGGATCATCGGTGTGAGAAAAGAGTCCCGAGTTCGAGAACGgaattttaggaacttttaggtgGAAGAGAGAATGAAAGTGATAAAGAAAATACGCGAAAGTTTTGGAAGTTATTTTATCatgaagagaatttcaatttcttaccttttagaaggaaattaaaatttcacatttttaattatttaaaattctgttttaaaattccaaaaatttaaattcttcataaaaaaacatccaaacaatgaattttagatcaaagaaatttaaattctctgataaattactttcctcagttaaaattttctatccaaACGCACTCTCAAGGTATTTTCTCTTGGATTGTCAAATCTGAAAAGGGCAATTGTGGTCATTCTAGATTACAGGCAGGAAGCTTGTCATTTCATGATGAAGCTGAAGATGTTGAGGAGCAGCCACTGGTTAGGAATAGATCTAGACATATGTCTTCGGGATCCACAGGATTGGGCAAAGATGTTGAACTTGCTGAGGCTAGCACACTACCAAGCACAGCAACAGTGACTGCAACACAGGATAGCAGTAATCCTCATCATAATGGAAATTCCTTCCCAGATGAGGTATAGGCCTTCACTTTGTCCTTTTCCAAAAGGATTAAAACTCTGTTATTACTTGCCATGTCATCTCAACTTTTCCCTGTCTCCCAATTCCCAATCTTcactaaaatgaaattgcagtgGGGTGGCATTTCTTCAGAGGAGCATGATGAAGCAGTAATGCTTGAAGCGGCAATGTTTGGTGGAATTCCAGAAGGGACTGGGTATCACTATGGTTATGCACCACATGAGTTTATGCAAAATAGGGGTTTCAATCCCCGGCCCCAATATCGTCCTCCTTCACCATCACTGGCAGCTCAACGCTTGATAAGGGAACAGCAGGTGTAACTTATTTCTTAAATAGGTCAGAATTGTAGGTTGTAAATGGTCTAATTGTAGCTATTGCTGTATCTGTTTATTTATGCAGGATGATGAATATCTTGCATCGTTACAAGCAGACAGAGAAAAAGAATTGAAGGCCATGGAGGAAGCTGAGGCTGCTCGTGAAGAGGAAAGACAGAGAGCAGAAGACTCTCGCAGGAAATTACAGGAAGAACAGGTAGTGTGTTATAACTgattgcacttttttttttcatcacccCTTGGCATAAATCCCTCCCACCTTGGTGCTGATTGGAGTTTAATCCTAGTCTTCGCACTCTAGAAATGACTTTATAGCTAAACTGCTAGTGTTGCAATTGATTTCCTTTATTAACTGTGTTTGGAAATCCATTAGATCCACGTCGAACAGAAGTTTTACACTTTCCAATGCACAAACTGAGAAACAAGGTGCATGTTGCATTGACGTTTAAAGTCGATTTGGTTTAACCCAATTGATATCCAAACACACACAAAGTTGTTGACACTTATCCCTTTATAAGGCATTGGTTTCCAATATTGTGTCATTTAAAGAACTGATCAACTGATTATTTGCATTGAATTTGAAGAGAGAATGTTATGTGGAAATGATAGACACTTTACCCAGTTTTGGAAAGTTAAAAATTTTCAGGTATTAAAAGTGGAATTTTGATCAGCAATGACAGCATTAAGAACTGCCCCACACTTGGTCCATGAAAAAAATTGCATCCCACACTTAgcatgaaaaaaattgtattttatattGTATTCTTTTCTGATTTGTATCGTGGTTATGTTACCTTGTGCAAATCCTAGCTCTGAATTCATAATTCCCTAGGGAAAGAAAGCAAACTCCTATTTCCAAGTTGCTTACTCttgcattttgcataaattGTGTCAGGAATTGGAAACAAAATTAGCAGCCAAAGAAGTCTCACTACCACCAGAACCATCCTCAGATGATGATAATGCTGTAAACTTGATGGTAAAAATGCCAGATGGCAATCGTCGTGGACGTCGATTCCTAAGATCTGATAGGCTACAGGTAAAATGGCCTGTTAAAAAGTATGCTTTCCCCCGTTTTCTTTTGGTGCATAATAATGCTAATGCTTCTGCAAATTTTCAGTCTCTGTTTGACTACATAGATATTGGTAGGGTGGTGAAACCAGGCAGTTACAGACTGGTGAGAGATCTCATTGCCTTTCAGTCTTATTATTCCTGCTCTTAATTATTGATACTAATTATTCAGGGAAATGATTAATTTTACCGTATATTTTTATTCGGTGGATAGGTGAGACCATATCCTAGGCGTGCTTTTAGTGATGGAGAAAGCGCCGCGACATTGGATGAACTTGGCCTAACCAACAAGCAAGAAGCTTTGTTTTTAGAGTTAATCTGATGCCTTGATGCAATTTGCTACACAAAACAAGCTATTGAAgtttttagtttattaaaattaaaatatgaatcacAATACACAGACGGATGTGGCATTTTAGTTTTAATCTGGGTTTCTACTGTTTGGGTGATGCAATTTATAAATATACAGATCCTTAAAGATCAACATCCAGTACCGTCAGCTTTACTTGTGGTGACTAAATCCTTAAGGCGAATGTTTTGTATATTTTGCGGTAGGATTGAAATAATTCATGATTATTGATTAATGAAATTGCAACTATCATTCCCTTATTTGCCCTCCTCCCCTCCTTTTGCAAAGAGCAATTCCAATTTAAAGggtatttgtattttattaatcTGTTTTTGGTAGAAAAAAAGGTTTAGCTTACTTGTACCATAAGATacttattaagaaataaaagaaaatttttaaatgaagCATGAGACTCAATTGCCAATTTTGAGACTCAATTATTACGAGAAAAAAGGTTTAGCTTACTTGTACCATAATGAATTACTTACTACACCATGtgagatgcaattggcttttgCAACTCAAAAGTCAAAATAGTGCCAAGAAAGTTGATTAGAAGCCTAAAAATTCTGAGATTGTCCCTTGTGTGTCCATTTAGGCTTATAGGGGGCATACAAAAGATAAGTTCTACAAACTCCATAGTTTTCCACTAGCTACAAGAAACAACACCCTGCTAATGTTAATCACAAGTTTTTGATCCTAACAAACCTGCTCAATTAATAGTTCAACGATATCAACAACTTATGTCATTATTGCATAATCAAGTCTATAGGGCTTCAATGCATGCGCAATCTCTGGGCGATTTAGGATCCTCTAGTATGGTTATATCCATCAGTAGTTCCAGTTCTTCTCATAGCTCCCGTAGTTAGTTTTGGATTTGAAAGTTTCCATTcatatgatttgatttttttttttagcgaAGAGAAAGGAATTTTATAAAGCAAGCTAGGTACCTGGGGTACCACAAGAACCATCAAGAAATCCAAaggttatattatattttatataagtagATAAGATAAATACTAGACCAAATGGATTGATAGAGCAATAGGCACATAACCATACAAAGAGTACACCATACAAATTAACCCATCTTCCCTCACTTTGATTTTGGGTAAGGGGTTCATTGACATTTTCACGTTATAGGAAACCACCCTTGTTTGCAAAAATAATCTTTCTACATAGCAGATAAAAAGGGTGACTTTAATATTGTAGTGCAATAAACATTGGTGTTGCTTATTTTAATAGGCTTGACCTTAATTTCAATTGTAAAATTGACCACTCGATTGATACTTTTACAACCT
This region of Glycine soja cultivar W05 chromosome 17, ASM419377v2, whole genome shotgun sequence genomic DNA includes:
- the LOC114393505 gene encoding plant UBX domain-containing protein 8-like, whose product is MARPNQEAVETFVSITGLTEAVALQKLEEHGGNLNEAVNAHFSEGDRNLTTGSRNSSAVFPQDDFMDIDDQHDAGIPRIPSLLPALAANVNPFSLLDPTIGRGIFGTRFDSTIEAPFVTHPREVREIPIEVKDGSQSTPQAGHVPSIEDVTGTVDAHGPDIHGTVIIDDEDDDDIPPAQIAHQDEQTQKILADTSLNSSVRPSAPESENLPDYSNDIEEEMIRAAIEASKQEAEENYRNHKLDRQIDLSESGSQPRQSYLEDPELAHAVSLSLKTAEQEKALRVHGGDSGSPTAGPSKSSEAGLGEVTSNGRLQAGSLSFHDEAEDVEEQPLVRNRSRHMSSGSTGLGKDVELAEASTLPSTATVTATQDSSNPHHNGNSFPDEWGGISSEEHDEAVMLEAAMFGGIPEGTGYHYGYAPHEFMQNRGFNPRPQYRPPSPSLAAQRLIREQQDDEYLASLQADREKELKAMEEAEAAREEERQRAEDSRRKLQEEQELETKLAAKEVSLPPEPSSDDDNAVNLMVKMPDGNRRGRRFLRSDRLQSLFDYIDIGRVVKPGSYRLVRPYPRRAFSDGESAATLDELGLTNKQEALFLELI